GCAGAACTGGGAGAGGCGTTCGAAGCCCTGAGGGACGGGCGCCGGGGGTCGGTGCGGGTGGGGGCCAGCACGTCCATCGGCACCTACTTCCTGCCCGGGCTCATCGCCCGGTTCACGGCCCGGCACCCGGGGATCGACGTCACTCTGGAGATCGAGAACTCGGCGCACATCCTGGAGGGGTTGCTCCGAAACGTCTTCGACGTGGCGTACGTGGGCGAGGCCGTGGCCGCAGCCGAGCTCGTGGCCGAGCCGTTCCAAGAGGACGAGATCTTCTTCGCGTGCGCCCCCGGCCATCCCCTTGCCCCCCCTCCCCCTTTCCACCAGGCAGCGGGCGGGAGGGCGGGGGGCTCGGGGGGGGACTGGCGAGGCACCGGGACCCCGGACCGGAAAACAGGGGATGACCCTGGAGGAGATCTGGCGCTACCGGGTGTTCGTGCGGGAGCCCGGCTCGGCCACCCGCCGCACGGTCGAGGCGTACTGCCTTGGCCGCGGGCTGCCCTGCCCCGAGGGCGTGCAGTTGGGCTCGGTGGAGGCGATCAAACGCTCGGTGATCGCCGGGCTCGGGGTGTCGTACTTCTCGGAGCTCACGGTGAGGGACGAGCTGGCCCGGGGCGAGCTGGTGCGCCTGGCGGTGGAGGGTTTCCGGGTGCGGCGCACCTTCTTCGAGGTGCGGCTCCGGGCCAAGCGCCCGGCGCCGGCCCTGGAGAGGTTCCTGCGGTTCACGCGCGCGTACCGCTCCGAGGGTTGAGCCGCCCGGAGCTTGCCCCGGGCGGCTCAAGTCGGGTCTACCAGGGGCAGTCGTCCCCCCACGCCATCGTACCCCGGGCCATCTGCCGCGGCCCGGGTCCCCAGCCGTGGCCGTCGTGCCACCGGCACGCCCATGGCCCGGGCATCCACGCGCCAGCCACCCCGGCCCCTTCCAGCTCGGCCCACGCCTTGGCCCGCAGCCCGGCGTACTCCTTCTCCAGGTCGTAGAGCTCCTGCCGCAGCTCCTCGGCCCGGTCCGCCTCGCCCGCGGCCAGGGCCGTGTCCAGGTCCCGGGCCGTGGTGCGCATCTTGGCCGCCAGGGTCGTGAACTCATCCGCGTACTTCTGGTGGATCTCCGTGGCCTGGGCCTGCACCGCCGGGTCGGTCGGCGCCCAGGCGGGGTTGCAGCCCCAACAGGCCTCGGCCTTTCCGGCCAGGGCCGTTCCGGCGAGGGCCACGGTCAGGCCTCCGGCGATCACAGGTGCTTCGTTTCATGACGCACCTCTTTCTGGTTCGGGTTGGGTTCGGGGAGGGGCGCCTTCGGCGGGGCTCCGTCCGCAGTAGGGACAGAAGGTCCAGCCGGTGCCCGCCACCCGGCTGCGGCCGGAGTAGGGGCCCTGAGGTCGCTGCCGCACCGAGGAAACCGGGAGAAAACAGACCCCGTTTCCCGAGGGTTCGGGGTTTCGAACAAGAACGAGGCGTTGCCGAGGGGGTAGGCGTTTTCCGAAATACGGAAACCGGTACCACAGGCCGTTGGCGGAGATGGCTTGGGGTTGCCGGTTTTCCGCATCAAAACAGGAGAAAGTTGTTGTTCGTATCCAGGCACGACATTTGCGAGACTACACAGAATCCGTGCCCGAAACCCTGTCCGGGTGCAACTGGAGCGCAATCGTTTGCAGGCCCGCCCGTTGCCCCGGTGGCTCTCCACCGCCGTGACGAGGAGGGGTCGCGATGACGAGACGAACGGTCGGTTCCCTGCTGTTGCTGCTTTCGGGGCTCGTTTGGACCGCTTCCTGCGGCGGGGGTGGTGGGGGCGGCGGCGCGACAGGGGCGCCGTCCGGCCAGGACGACGCGTTCCGTCCGGTGGCGTCCGCGGAGATCGGGGCCGGGGGCGGCGAGGTGAGCGACGAAGGGGTGACGGTCCAGGTGCCGGAGAACGCGTGGGCGGACGAGGCCACGGTCGTGCTGTCCCGCTCGGACGACGGGGCGCCGTTCGGGGAGGGGACGGGTGCCACGGCCCTGTACCGCATCGACGGGTTCCCGGCCGAACGCGACGAGCGGCCCCGGATCGTGTGGCGCCCGCAGGGGGTTGCGCCGGGGACCGAGATGGCGGTGGCCCTCGGCCGGAACGCGTACGCCAGGAGCCTGGACGACGAAGTGTTGGGCTACCGCCTGCTGGCGTGCGTGGTGGACGACGACGGCGTGTGCTCGGTGGAGCTGCCGGCGGCGCCGCCCGCCGCCGGAAGGACGGGCCGGGCCGCCCCGGACGTCGGGGAGACCGCCTCCTGGTTCTTCCAGGGGCTCTGGGGGACTGTCACGCACGACACCGCGCACTTCGCGATCGCGTACGTCCCGGCGGCCAGCCCGTGGTCGGAGTCCCAGACGCAGGCGTACGTGGAGGCCCTGGGCGGATACCTGGAGGACGCGTATGGGGCGTACGAGGCGGCCGGGTTCGACTACAGCCCCCGCACCGAGTGGCCGGTGGCGGTCACGGTCAAACCGCTCCAGGACACCGTCTTCGGCTACAGCGTGTCGGGGGACGACAACGACCTGTATCTGGAGTTCAACGCGAAGAAGCTCGACGACGCCTCGAACGTGCGGGCCACGGTGTTCCACGAGTTCCTCCACCTCGTGCAGGAGCTGTACGTGCCGGGGAGCGGCGCCAGCGACACGTTGTGGCTCGACGAGGCGTGCGCCGTGTGGGCCGAGGGCCGGTTCGCCGGGGGCGCGGGGTACGTCTCCACGGTGCGCGAGGGCAACGAGCACGAGCCGTTCCAGGGGATCGGCCGGGAGACCTCGCAAGGGGACAAGACCGCCCAGGCGTACGGGTACGGCATGGCCGCTGCGGTGGGGTACCTGGCGGACGAGCACGGTGACAGCGTGGTGGTGGGGATGTACGAGCGCATCCGCGACGGCGCCACCGCGATCCAGTCGTTCCTGGCGGCCGCGGAGGATCCCGTGGAGGCGTGGTGGCCCGAGTTCGTGGAACGCTACGCGACGGGACGGTTGTCCCCGGACGTGACCCCCCAGGTGCTCTCGGCCCTGGCGGGCTCGGCCCAGACGATGCGCCTCGCGCGGTCGACGCCCTCGGCCGAACTCACGGCTTCTTCCCCCGACCTGTCGGCGCAGGTGTTCAAGGTCCTGCTCACCGACCCGGGGGTGGGCGTCGGCGCCGTCCTGGCGGCCGAACTCAAGGGGGACCTGGCCGGGTTCCCCCTGCGCGCGCTCCGGTACCGGTACCGGCCGGACGCAGAGGTGGAACTGGTGGCCGAGGGCGCCGGGTCGGTCGCCGTGCCCGACGTGGCAGAGCTCGCCCTGGACGGGTGGCACCTGCTGTTCGTGGCCGTGGACCCGGCGTGCGAGGGGGACGGTTGCGGGGGCACCCGCACCGCCGAACTGGACCTCTCCCTGACCACGGCGGTATCGGAGCGCGCGCCGCCGTGCCCGGCCAGCGGGCCGCTGTGGGAGGGATGGCCGCTGCCGGAGGAGTGCGATACGACCCTCTACCCCCTGGACGACCTGAGGGAGGAGATCTGCTACGAGGACGCCGACGACGACGGCGTGTGCGACGAAGGGTACCAGTGCATCTATTTCAACACGGGAGCGCTGGACAGGGAGATCGTCATCCGCGACGAGGCCAGAAACGGGTACGTGAAAAGCTACAGCGGCGACGGCTCCCTGTACGGCGCGCTGCACTACACGAACGGCACGGTGGACGGGAAGAAACGCACGTTCTACCCCAACCTGTACTACCGGGACGTGATCGACTACGTGGACGGCGTGGCCGAGGGGGACGCCTGGAGCTGTTACGACAGCGGGTCCGCCGCAGCGGCCTACCA
This is a stretch of genomic DNA from Deferrisoma camini S3R1. It encodes these proteins:
- a CDS encoding LysR substrate-binding domain-containing protein, which encodes MPPLPLSTRQRAGGRGARGGTGEAPGPRTGKQGMTLEEIWRYRVFVREPGSATRRTVEAYCLGRGLPCPEGVQLGSVEAIKRSVIAGLGVSYFSELTVRDELARGELVRLAVEGFRVRRTFFEVRLRAKRPAPALERFLRFTRAYRSEG
- a CDS encoding OmpH family outer membrane protein yields the protein MALAGTALAGKAEACWGCNPAWAPTDPAVQAQATEIHQKYADEFTTLAAKMRTTARDLDTALAAGEADRAEELRQELYDLEKEYAGLRAKAWAELEGAGVAGAWMPGPWACRWHDGHGWGPGPRQMARGTMAWGDDCPW
- a CDS encoding toxin-antitoxin system YwqK family antitoxin → MTRRTVGSLLLLLSGLVWTASCGGGGGGGGATGAPSGQDDAFRPVASAEIGAGGGEVSDEGVTVQVPENAWADEATVVLSRSDDGAPFGEGTGATALYRIDGFPAERDERPRIVWRPQGVAPGTEMAVALGRNAYARSLDDEVLGYRLLACVVDDDGVCSVELPAAPPAAGRTGRAAPDVGETASWFFQGLWGTVTHDTAHFAIAYVPAASPWSESQTQAYVEALGGYLEDAYGAYEAAGFDYSPRTEWPVAVTVKPLQDTVFGYSVSGDDNDLYLEFNAKKLDDASNVRATVFHEFLHLVQELYVPGSGASDTLWLDEACAVWAEGRFAGGAGYVSTVREGNEHEPFQGIGRETSQGDKTAQAYGYGMAAAVGYLADEHGDSVVVGMYERIRDGATAIQSFLAAAEDPVEAWWPEFVERYATGRLSPDVTPQVLSALAGSAQTMRLARSTPSAELTASSPDLSAQVFKVLLTDPGVGVGAVLAAELKGDLAGFPLRALRYRYRPDAEVELVAEGAGSVAVPDVAELALDGWHLLFVAVDPACEGDGCGGTRTAELDLSLTTAVSERAPPCPASGPLWEGWPLPEECDTTLYPLDDLREEICYEDADDDGVCDEGYQCIYFNTGALDREIVIRDEARNGYVKSYSGDGSLYGALHYTNGTVDGKKRTFYPNLYYRDVIDYVDGVAEGDAWSCYDSGSAAAAYHLVSGAYDGVFATYYEDGTLASVAFFSDGKREGLTTSYHENGVVSQVAPYADGVLDGKVIEYDTNGRQISCTVYEQGTEVGPCDE